The Candidatus Thermoplasmatota archaeon genome window below encodes:
- a CDS encoding TlpA disulfide reductase family protein, which yields MVLFSAPPLAGCMGGAPRDTGSGPVAWSFADTEGNVHSNATAAGEPALLFFMASWCGTCRGKTPMLARVHADWSHRASFYSIAFDGSDNRETLERWKRQNANPWPHGTDAGFAVQRAFGITSQSSVVVIGPDGTIVQKWGYGTADEGGLRAALTRASAG from the coding sequence TTGGTCCTCTTTTCCGCGCCCCCGCTTGCCGGCTGCATGGGCGGAGCACCGCGCGACACCGGCTCCGGCCCGGTCGCGTGGTCCTTCGCGGACACGGAGGGCAACGTGCACTCGAACGCCACCGCCGCGGGAGAGCCCGCCCTCCTCTTCTTCATGGCCTCGTGGTGCGGAACCTGCCGCGGCAAGACGCCCATGCTCGCGCGCGTGCACGCCGATTGGAGCCATCGGGCGAGCTTCTACTCGATCGCGTTCGACGGCTCCGACAATCGCGAAACGCTCGAACGATGGAAGCGTCAGAACGCGAATCCCTGGCCGCACGGGACGGACGCAGGCTTCGCCGTGCAACGGGCCTTTGGCATCACGTCCCAATCAAGCGTGGTCGTCATCGGACCCGACGGCACGATCGTGCAGAAATGGGGCTACGGCACGGCCGACGAGGGCGGCCTGCGCGCCGCTCTCACGCGCGCCTCCGCGGGGTAG